A section of the Flaviflexus equikiangi genome encodes:
- a CDS encoding PstC family ABC transporter permease — protein sequence MSLTTRDEVKKSRSVGSRGDKTFRGFAYGAGIAILVLLGAVAFFLLIQSYQVYTASMEEIQADVGFARVGSEPISFWSFAARALWGTVLSSLMALVIAVPLAIGIALFISHYAPRRLAQFLGYVIDLLAAIPSIIYGMWGMSTLEPMLRPIFSWIEVTFRPWLVRLAGEEVQVDGDAVWQGGLPGFNYAAEHWDWWPITPDLVDMSAGPARNLAMGSVILAIMILPIITALCREVFIQTPRLQEEAAMALGATRWEMITMTVLPMGRSGMVSAAMLGLGRALGETMALLMVLSAGLEINFKIFGVGQHSTIASQIALRWPEASAGTPDNPSLEQPFLIALGLLLFVLTFVVNFIARAIVNRRKDFSGANA from the coding sequence GCGGGGCGATAAGACGTTCCGGGGTTTCGCCTACGGTGCCGGCATCGCCATCCTCGTCCTGCTCGGAGCGGTCGCCTTCTTCCTCCTCATCCAGTCGTATCAGGTCTATACGGCGTCGATGGAGGAGATCCAGGCCGATGTGGGCTTCGCCCGCGTCGGCAGCGAGCCGATCTCCTTCTGGAGCTTCGCGGCACGCGCGCTCTGGGGCACGGTCCTGTCCTCCCTCATGGCTCTCGTCATCGCCGTACCCCTTGCGATCGGCATCGCCCTCTTCATCTCCCACTATGCTCCTCGTCGTCTCGCCCAGTTCCTCGGCTATGTCATCGACCTGCTGGCCGCGATTCCGTCGATCATCTACGGCATGTGGGGAATGTCGACCCTCGAGCCGATGCTGAGGCCGATCTTCTCGTGGATCGAGGTCACGTTCCGGCCGTGGCTTGTTCGCCTCGCCGGCGAAGAGGTCCAGGTCGACGGGGATGCTGTGTGGCAGGGCGGCCTGCCCGGCTTCAACTATGCGGCCGAGCATTGGGACTGGTGGCCGATCACTCCCGATCTGGTCGACATGTCGGCTGGTCCCGCCCGCAACCTTGCCATGGGTTCCGTCATTCTCGCGATCATGATCCTGCCGATCATCACGGCCCTGTGCCGTGAGGTCTTCATCCAGACTCCGCGCCTGCAGGAAGAGGCCGCGATGGCACTGGGAGCGACCCGGTGGGAGATGATCACGATGACCGTCCTCCCCATGGGACGTTCCGGCATGGTGTCTGCCGCGATGCTCGGCCTCGGCCGAGCCCTCGGCGAGACGATGGCGCTCCTCATGGTCCTGTCCGCAGGCCTTGAGATCAACTTCAAGATCTTCGGGGTGGGCCAGCATTCGACCATTGCCTCCCAGATCGCCCTGCGCTGGCCCGAGGCCAGTGCAGGCACGCCGGACAATCCGTCTCTCGAACAGCCCTTCCTCATCGCCTTGGGCCTGCTGCTGTTCGTTCTCACATTCGTCGTCAACTTCATCGCGCGCGCTATCGTCAACCGCCGCAAGGACTTCTCGGGGGCCAACGCATGA